In a single window of the Metopolophium dirhodum isolate CAU chromosome 2, ASM1992520v1, whole genome shotgun sequence genome:
- the LOC132939169 gene encoding dnaJ homolog subfamily B member 6-like: MDIDYYSLLNLKRHCTKDDIHRAFGKLVNSQIQNCCLVMLCEAYEVLSDPFRRAIYDEYGEEGIKKGVNTNELYIGPWTYHCDVKSTYL; this comes from the exons atggataTCGATtactattcattattaaatttaaaaagacatTGTACCAAAGATGACATACATAGAGC ATTTGGCAAATTAGTAAATagtcaaattcaaaattgttgttTGGTTATGTTGTGTGAAGCATATGAGGTATTATCTGACCCATTTCGCCGAGCTATATATGATGAATATGGTGAAGAGGGAATTAAAAAAGGTGTAAATACCAATGAATTGTACATTGGTCCATGGACCTACCATTGTGATGTGAAAAGTACATATTTGTAA